The following is a genomic window from Dehalogenimonas sp. 4OHTPN.
CCAGACCTGCCTCGGCAAGCGGCGCAGCCAGCAGCAGACCGGAGACGAACTGGGAACTGACGTTGCCGGGCAACGTGACGGCGTTTGATTTAAACCTGCCGCCAGTGCCTTGAATGGTAAAATAGTTGTCGGCCAACTTTGAGGCGACGCCGAGCTGTGAGAAGGCTTCGAAAAGGGGTGCCATCGGCCGGCGCGCCAAACCGGGAGCGAAGGTGATCCGGCTGACGCCTTCGAGGGCGGCGCACACCGGCGCCAGGAAGCGCAGGGTGGCGGCAGACTGGCGGCAGTCCAGCTTCTGATGAGGCGGTTCAAGGTTGCCGCCGGCGACTGTCCAGGCATTTGCACCGCGTTCGATGCCGGCACCGAGACGGGACAGGACATCCGCCGCCGCTTCAGAATCGTCGGCTGCCAGGGGATTCCTGATCACGCTTCGACCGCCGGCCATGGCTGCGGCGAACAGGGCGCGGATGGTGTAACTTTTGGACGGCGGGGCGGCGACGGCACCGCCGGCGAAGCCTTTACCGATTACGGCTTTCATCGATCCCCAATTTCTCAATAATCTCGTTGATGACGGCGGCGAAGGGACGGCGGCCAGTTCTCACGGTGATGCCGGCAGCGGTCTCGTACAACGAGCGCCGCGCCTCGTGAAGTTCCTCGATGATGCGGTCGCGGTCGGGGCGGTCGAGGAGCGGCCGCTTGCGGCTCCGGGCAAGTCGGTCCTGGAGAACTTCGACCTCGGTTTCCAAATACACGAGGGTGGCTGACGTTTTCAAACGTTCGACGTTGAACGGACGAAGTACGGCGCCGCCGCCCAGGGCGATGACCGCATTCTTCGCTGATCGGCTGACCTCCTCGATGACCGCTTCTTCCAGGTCGCGGAAGCCGGACTCTCCCATCTCTTTGAAGATTTCCGGAATCGTCTTCCCGGCGCGCTGCTCGATTAGCTGGTCGAGTTCGATAAACTCGCGGCCCAGCCGCCGGGCTAATCTCTGGCCGGCGGTCGATTTGCCGGAACCCATGAAGCCGATGAGAGCGATATTGCGGTTCATGACAGCGCCCCGGCCGCCGCCCGGCTCATAACGTCGCGCGGCGCGGGTTGGCCGGCCCACAACTCGAAGGCTAGGGCACCCTGCTCAACCAGCATTTCCAGCCCGCCGATGGTCCGGCAGCCCGCGGCTTCAGCGTCCCGCAGCAGCCGTGTCTGCTGCGGGCGGTAGACAATATCGAAAACGATAAGTCCCCGCCGCAGGAATTTGGCCGGCAACGGGGTCGCCTCATTTTCCGGAGGCAGGCCGACGGACGTGGCGTTGACTACCAGAGAGGCGCCGGCCAGGGCTTCCGAAAAACCGGCATCGGTCATCGGTAGAGCGGCTGCACCGGTATCGGCCGCCAGCGAAGCCGCGGTCTTCGGCGTCCGGTTGACGATAACGACCGACGCGCCGGCGGCCCGCAGGGCGAAGGCGACGGCGCGGGCGGCACCGCCGGCTCCGATGACGACGGTTTTTTTGCCGTTCGGCTCAAAGCCACTGCGTTTCAGAACGGCGAGGAAACCCGGGGCATCGGTGTTGTGGCCGGTCAGCCTGCCGCCGTCATTTAAGATGACATTAACCGCGCCGATGCGGCGGGCCTGGTCCTCGATTCTATCAAGGAACGGCATCACCGCCGTTTTGTGGGGTATGGTGACATTGGCGCCGCGAATTCCCAGGCCCCGCAGCCCGGCGACGGCGCCGCCGATGGCCACGGCGGGCACCGGGAAGGCCAGGTAGACGTAGTTCAAACCGGCAGCCGCGAAGGCGGCGTTTTGCATCGCCGGTGATACCGAATGAACCACCGGGTCGCCGAGGAGGGCGATCAGCCTGGTGTTTGAATCAATCATATCTGGAGCAGCCGATAAATTTCGTCGAACCGGGCGGCGGAGAGCTGCCCCGGGGCCGATTCCTTGCCACCAAGCAGGGAAGCGTAGGCGAACTCCGCGCCGGCAAGCGGCGCTAGAACCCGGCTCAAGACCCCGGCCGGCCCCATGGCGAAAGCGATTATTTTCCGGCCAGGAAACTTTGCGTATAATTTCAGCAGTTTTAAATTATCATCCAACGAGGCTGCGGTGGTGACGACTTTGCAGATGTCGGCTCCTGCGGCAATCTGCCGCTCGATTATGATCTCAAGTTCCTCAAGCGGCGGCGTGGCAGCGAAATCGTGGTGGGACACCAGGCACCGGGCTTTCTTCTTGACCGCTCCGACAAGGATGTCGAGGCCCGGCGCGGCGAGTTCAACGTCCACAATGGCGGCGCTCAGGCTGAGCGCCTTCAGAAGCTCCGACTGCCGGTCGGTCTCGCCGCCATCCCAGCGGCCGCCCTCGGCGCGGGGACGGTTGGTGGCGATCCAGGGTTTGGTCAGGGTGTGGGCGACCGCCGGCCAAGTTTGGCCAACAAGATCGATCCGCAGTTCGAAGAGGTCGACTAGCGGCTCGGCCGCGGCGATCGCCCGGGCCTCGTCTTCGGCAATGACGCCGCAGATTTTAGGTCTCATGCGGAAAGCGCCTCAACGGCTATCCCGGGATCGATATCGTCTCTAATCACGGTACTGCCGATGCCGTCCGGCAGGACAAACTTGAGTTTACCGTTCGAGATTTTCTTATCATGGAGCATTGCTGCAATGAGTGCTTCAGGTTGTTTAACGGGAATGGTGACCGGCAAGCCGGCGGCGGCGATGAGACTGGTAATCCGAATGACATGAGGTTCGGCCAGGAGTCCCATCCGGTTAGCCACTTTAGCCGCGGCCGCCATACCCAGGGCAACTGCGGTGCCGTGTTTGACCCGGAAATTGGAGACGGCTTCTATGGCGTGGCCGAGGGTGTGCCCAAAATTAAGGATCTGCCGCTCGCCGTAATCATGCTCATCCCGCTCAACCACCGCCGCTTTCACCCGGGCTGCCCGGCCGACGATATGGGTGAGCGTTCCGATATTTTTGGCTAATACTTCAGGTATATTGTGCTCCAGATAGGCGAATAACTCCGGGTCTTTGATGACGGCGCATTTAATGACTTCGGCCAGGCCGTTTTGGATTTCAGCCAGCGGCAGGGTTTGAAGCAGCCGGGTGTCGGCGGCCACCAGCCTGGGCTGGTAGAAGACGCCAGCCATGTTCTTGAGTTTGCCGACGTTGACCGCCACCTTGCCGCCGATGCTGCTGTCAACCTGTGCCAGAAGCGTCGTCGGCACCTGAACGAAAGGTACGCCGCGCTGGTAGGTGGCGGCGACGAAGCCGGTCAGGTCGCCGATCACCCCGCCGCCAAAGGCCAGCAGCGGCGTTCCGCGCTCGGCATGCCGTCTGGCCAGGCTTTCGTAGAGCTTGCCGGCAGTCGCCAGCGACTTGCAGCCCTCACCGTCCGGAATAACGATGAGTTCCGGTTCCAGACCGGCTGAGCGCAGTGCTTCGGTCAAGAGCCCGCCGTGCAGGCCGGCTACGACCCGGTTGGTCACCGCCATCAGCCGGCCGCTCAGGCTCAGGCTTTGCATCAGGGCCGGCAGTTCGGTTAACAGCCCTTCCCCGATGCGGATGGGGTAGCTTCGATCGGCCAGGTTGACGTCAATCTGCGTTTTCATGGCCTTATTTTAAAGCAATCATCCTCAACTGTCGCGCGGCGGCGATAATTTCTTTAAGCTCCGACGGCTGGATCATCTGAGAGGCATCGCACCGGGCGTCCTCCGGCCGGTCGTGGACCTCAATCATCAGCCCCGCGGCGCCAGCGGCGATCGAGGCCAGGCTCATCGAACGGATGAGGTCGCGGCGGCCGGTGGCATGGCTGGGATCGACGATAATGGGCAGGAAGGTCTCTTTCTGGACCACCGGTACCGCCGCCAGGTCGAGCATGTAACGGGTGTAATTCTTACCCTTGCCCATAGGCACGATGCCGCGTTCGCACAAGATGATGTCCTTGTTGCCCTCGGCGGCGATATACTCGGCGAAGCATAAAAACTCCTCGACCGAAGCGCCGAAGTGGCGTTTGAACATTACCGGCAACTTTTTGCGGGCGGCGGTTTGCAGCAGGTCCTGGTCGTACATATTGCGGGCGCCGATCTGGATGATATCGACGAATTCGGCGACCAGGTCCACCTGCGCTTCGCCGCGGACCTCGGTGACTACCGGCATACCGAACGTCCTGCCGGCTTCCCGCAGCCAGGTAAGCGCCTCGATGGCCTCGTCATGCCCGGCCGAGCCCAGACCCTGGAAGGAATGGACTGAGGAGCGGGGTTTGAAGACGCCGCCGCGCAAAATGTGGGCCCCGGCGCCTTTGCACTGTTCGGCGATGCGGAACAGGTCGTCCCGGTTTTCGACGGCGCACGGTCCGGCGATGAACACCGGCTCCGGCGCGCCGAACTGGACGTCGCCGACCTTGACGACGCGGGTGCCGGTCTCGCCGTAGGCGCTGGAATATTCGCGGTTGATCAGTTTATAGGGCGCCTGGATCATCCTGGCCTCCTTCACTCCGGGCAAGGCTGCCAGGTGGGTAAAGTCGACCCTGGTCTCATCGCCGATAAGGCCGATGATAGTCAGGTACTGGCCGCGTGAGACATCGGTGCGCAGGCCGGCTCTAGCCACTTCGTCAACGGCATGCTGGATCTGCTGCTCCGTGGCGTCCTTTTTCATAATGATCACTGTTGGCTTTGCTCCCTTCTATTGACCCCTTAAACTAAAAAATCCTCCGTTGGGAGGATTTGCTGCCTGGACTATGCGGTCTAAGTGCTCTTATGCAGAAACGCCGAACCTCCCCGACGTGCCCTGCAGGCACCAGGTAAAGTAATAGGCGTAATAAAAACGAACCATTGGCAAGAACGATAACATCCTGAGGGCGGCTTGTCAAGAAACGACGAAGGGAGCTTTTACGGCTCCCTTCGTCGGACGGCGCGCACTGCACCGGCTTGCCGCAGGCAGATGGTTGAGGTCAGCCGGCGGCGGGAAAGCCGGGTTAATAAGCTTAGGTTACACTTCGGTGCGGGTGGAGAGGAAAATCTGAAGGCCCATCTGCGAGATCTGGTCCTGCACACCCTCTATTTCATCTAGGTGACCGTCTTCATCATTAAGGATAGCCTGGAGGATATCGCGAGTTGCGAAGTCGCCAAGATCCCCGGCCTGTTTGACGGCGGCGTTGTATGACTTGACGGCGCCGACTTCAGCCATACGGTCGTTCTCGAACATCTTGGGCACGTCGGCGCCGATATAGACTTTGCGGTAATCCGAGACGATGGGGATGCCCTCGAGGAACAGGATGCGGCCGATGAGCTTCTCGGCGTGTTTCATCTCGACGATGGCGCGCTTCTCGATGGATTTGTGGAGTTTGCCGTAATTCCAATTGTCGCACATCTCCGAATGGACCATGTACTGGTTGATGGCGGTCAGCTCGTCAGCCAGCAGGGAATTGAGGGTCGCAATGATCTGGGGATCGCCTTTCATAAAAACCTCCTGTTTTTTTCGAATGTTATTTTATCTTATCAGAGAACCGGCCGGTTCCCCAACACCATCGGTATTCCGGGTTTGAACCGGGCAATACCCCTTTTCTTGACCCTGTGCTGACCGCCGCAATACGCTGTTGTTGAGGGGTCAGGATTGGCTTATTGACATCCAATATCCGGGGTGATAATATAACCGATTGTCTGTGGCTTTTAGAGTCGCAGGCGGCAGATGATGTCTTAAAACAGTCTGCCAGCGGGCTTCCCGGGTGAAGGATGAGCTCGTCTCGTCCTTTAACATTGTCCGGGGGTATAGAGGAGCGCGATATGCCGACAGTGAATCAGTTAATCAGAAAAGGGCGCCATAAGCTGGCCAAAAAAGCCAAAACTCCGGCGCTGCACTATAATTTCAATTCGCTCAAGAACCGCACGTCGTACGGCGCCGGTTCGCCGCAGAAGCGCGGCGTATGTCTTCAGGTGAAGACGACCACCCCCAAGAAACCGAACTCCGCGCTGCGGAAGATCGCCCGCGTCCGTTTATCGAACCACATGGAAGTAACGGCTTACATCCCGGGCGAGGGGCATAATCTCCAGGAGCATTCCGTCGTTTTGATCCGCGGCGGCCGGGTACCTGATTTACCGGGCGTCCGCTACCACATCGTCAGGGGCACTCTGGACACCGCCGGCGTGGCCAACCGCAAGCAAGGCCGCTCCAAGTACGGCGCCAAGGTAGCCAAGGCCGCAGTAAAAAAATAGGGATACCCTCAGGGAGGCATTTAAAAAACAATGGGACGACGCAGTTCAGGTATCAGGCACCCGGCGCTACCCGATGCCAAATATAACAGTGTCATCGTATCCAAATTCATCAACCGCATCATGTATGCCGGCAAACAGAGCACCGCCGAACGGGTGATTTACGATGCCATGGAGATCATGGCCGCCCAGGATGGCAAGGACGCGGTGACCCTTGTCGAACAGGCGGTCAAGAATGCCACGCCGATGGTAGAAGTCAAAGCCCGCCGGGTCGGCGGCGCCAACTACCAGGTGCCGGTTGAGGTTCGTCCTGACCGCGCTTTCTCACTGGCTTTGCGCTGGTTGACCAAGGCCGCCCGCAGCCGTTCCGGCAAATCCATGGCCGAGAAGCTGTCGGCTGAATTGTCCGATGCCGCCAAGGGTCTGGGCGCCGCGGTCAAAAAGAGAGAAGAAACGCACAAAATGGCCGAGGCGAACCGCGCTTTCGCCCATTACCGCTGGTAGATCGCAGAGATTACCGCCTGCTTCACTAAATTCTTATGAATCAACAAGATCGAAACCTGGAACTGAATAAAACCCGCAATATCGGCATCATCGCTCATATTGATGCCGGCAAAACGACCACCACCGAACGGGTGCTGTATTTCACCGGCCGTACCTATAAAATAGGCAACGTCGATGACGGCAATACGGTCATGGACTGGATGCAGCAGGAGCGCGAGCGGGGTATCACCATTACCTCCGCCGCTACAGCGTGCCATTGGCGCGATTATCGCATCAATATCATCGATACTCCCGGCCACGTTGATTTCACCGCCGAAGTTGAGCGGTCGCTCCGCGTCCTAGACGGCGGCGTGGTTGTCTTTGACGGCGTGGCCGGCGTGGAAGCCCAATCTGAGACGGTATGGCGCCAGGCCAACCGTTACGGTGTGCCCCGGATCTGCTTTATCAACAAGATGGACCGTACCGGCGCCGATTTCAACCGGTGCCTCAAGATGATTGAAGACCGGCTCAAAGCGCGGCACATCGCCGTCACGCTGCCGATCGGCAGCGGCGACAGCTTCGGCGGCGTCATCGATCTGATCAAACTCAAAGCCTACAGCGCCGATGGGGATCAAAATACTCCCGAGCCGATCGAAATACCGATCCCGACGTCCGAAAAGGAGCGCGTCGAGGCCGCCCGCCACCAGATGATCGAGAAGCTGGCCGAACTTGACGACGAGGTGATGTGCGCCTATCTGGACGGCAGTGACCTTTCGACCGATCAAATTATCGCCGGATTAAGGCGGGTGACCCTGGGCAACAAAGGGATCCCCGTGTTATGCGGCTCATCTTTCCGCCAAAAAGGCGTCAAGCTGCTGCTGGACGCGGTGGTCAACTTCCTTCCTTCCCCGTTGGATACGCCCCCGGTTGTCGGCATCGATACCCGGACTCAGGCTGAGGTCTCCAGGCCGGTCAGTGATGACGCGCCTTTTGCCGCCCTGGCTTTCAAGGTTGTTTCCGATCCTTTTGTCGGCCGTCTGGTGTATCTGAGAGTGTATTCAGGCACGGTGGACGCCGGCGCCGGGGTAATGAATACCACCCGGGACCAAAAAGAACGCATCGGCCGATTGCTGGTGATGCATGCCAACGCCCGGGAAGAAATCACCAAAGCTGAAACAGGCAGTATTATCGCTTCACTCGGTCTCAAGAGCACTTTCACCGGCGATACCTTGTGCGACCCGGCTCATCCTGTGCTGCTTGAAAATATTAAATTCCCTGAACCGGTGGTGTCTATTTCCATCGAGCCCAAGACCCGTGCCGACCAGGATAAAATGGTGGACGCGCTGCAGAAGTTGGCTGATGAAGACCCGACCTTCAAGGTCACTTATAATGAAGAGACCGGTCAAAATATCATCGCCGGCATGGGTGAACTTCACCTGGACGTGTTAGTCAGCCGCATGTTCACCGAACACAAGGTGGCAGCTAAAGTGGGGCAGCCGCGGGTTGCTTACCGCGAGACGATCACCGCTCCGGCCAGGGCCGACGGCCGGTTTGTCCGGCAGTCGGGCGGCCGCGGTCAGTACGGCCATGTCAAAATCGATATTGAACCCAACACCGAGTCGACCGCTGTTGAGGTCGTTGATGACATTCGCGGCGGCACGGTGCCCAAGAACTTTGTCAAGGCGGCGGCCGAGGGTATTAAAGAAGCCGCGGCAACCGGCGTTTTCGCCGGTTACCCGATGGTCGGGGTCAAGGTATCCATTTTTGACGGCAGCTATCATGATGTCGACTCCAACGAAATGGCTTTCAAGACTGCCGGTTCCATGGCGCTCAAAGCCGCGGCTGCCAAAGCCAATCCGGTGTTGCTCGAGCCCATCATGAAGATGGAAGTCATGACGCCCGAGGAATACATGGGCGATATTATCGGCGACCTGAACTCCCGGCGCGGCCATATCGTTTCCATCGAGCCAAGGGGGGAGACGACGATGATTCATGCTTACGTGCCGCTGGCGGAAACGTTTGGTTATACCACCACTATCCGGGGCATCTCAAAGGGTCGTGCCACTTCATCGATGGAATTCTACAAATATCAGGAACTGCCGGCCAACATCGCCAAGACGGTGATGGAGTCAGCGGCCGTCGCGAAATAGGGGATTTGAGGACTATGGGTAAACAAAAAATCCGCATCAAGCTAAAGGGTTTCGATCACAAGGTGCTCGATCAGTCGGCACAGCAGATCGTTGAAGCCCTGGAACGCACCGGGGCAGTTATTTCCGGCCCCGTGCCGCTGCCGACCCAGATAAAAAAATACTCGGTTATCCGGGCGTCCTTCATTGATAAGGATTCTCAGGAGCAGTTCGAGGTGCGTACCCATAAACGCCTGATTGACATCGTGGAGACGACCTCGAAGACTATCGACTCCCTGACCAGTCTTAATATGCCGGCCGGGGTCAGCATCGACATCAAGCTCTAAATCGGTCATAGCGATTACGCTTTAGGAACGCGAAATGATAAATGGAATTATCGGTAAAAAATTAGGCATGACTCAGGTCTACAGCGCCAGCGGCAAAGTAGAACCGGTGACGGTTCTCGAGGTCGGCCCGTGTACTGTAACCCAGGTCAAGACCTTGGAAAATGACGGCTACGTCGCCGCCCAGCTTGGTTTCGGCACCGCCAAGAGGCTTGCCAAAGCAGAGAAGGGCCATACCAAAGACACCGGCGAGTTTCGCCACCTTCGGGAGTTCCGCCTGGAAGATGTATCCGGCGTCGAAGTCGGCAACAAGGTAGACGCCAGTTTATTTTCCGACGGCGAACTGATTGACGTCACCGGCATTTCCAAAGGCCACGGGTTTGCCGGCGGTGTCAAGCGGCATGGTTTTCACGGCGGCCCGAAAACCCACGGTCAGTCAGACCGCCACCGCGCGCCGGGCTCTATAGGCTCGACTACGACGCCGGGCCGGGTTTACAAAGGCACCCGAATGGCCGGCCACATGGGACACGATCAGGTCACGGTACGCTGTCTTAAGGTGGTCAAGGCCGATACCGAGAAGAACCTGCTCCTGGTACGCGGCGCCGTTCCCGGCGGTAAGAACGGCTTGATAATCGTAAAAAAATCAAAGAAGAGTAGCTAAATGGAAATACCCGTTTACAGTATGCAGGGCAAGGTAGTTAAAAACCTTTCGGTCAGCGAGTCGGTGTTCGGCGTGCCGATGAACGACGCGGTAGTGCATCAGGCGCTGGTGGCGCTGCAGGCCAACGCCCGTCAGGGTACTTCATCGACCAAGACCCGGTCCGAAGTCGCGGGTTCAACCAAGAAATTATTCCGCCAGAAGGGCACCGGTGAAGCTCGTGCCGGCTCGGCTAAAAGCAACCTGCGGCCAGGCGGCGGCATCGTTTTCGGCCCCAAGCCGCGCGATTATTCAAAAGGGCTGCCGAAAAAGGTCAGGCAACTGGCTATACGTTGCCTGCTGTCAGACAAAGCCGCCAGCGGCGGACTTAAAGTAATCGATGCCATTTCCCTTGATCCACCGAAGACGCGCGATATGGCCAGCGCTCTGGCGGCGCTTGAGTGCACCACCTCCACCATGGTAGCCACCGCCGGCGTTGATAATAACGTCGTATTGTCGGCGCGCAATCTTGCCGGGGTCAAGACGACACCCGCCGATTTGCTGAATGTCGTTGATTTGTTGAAATACGATAAACTTGTGCTCACTGAAGAGGCTCTTCAGGTTGTTGAAAAGATCTGGGGCGACCGGTCCAGCTAAGGAGAAACCACAATGCAGATATTCGATGTTTTACGCAGACCCCTGATTACCGAAAAAAACGCCCGCCTGCAGGCAACCGGCAAATACGCCTTTGAAGTTTCGGCGGAAGCGACCAAACCGCAGATAAAAACGGCGGTTGAAGCGGCTTACAAGGTAACGGTGACAGGAGTCAATGTCATCATGGTTAAGGGCAAAATGAAGCGGATGGGCCGGGGATTGTTCCGGACTCCAGACTGGAAAAAAGCCCTGGTTACATTGAAAGCCGGCGATAAGATCGAGCTCTTTGAAGGGGTCTAATTATGGCACTTAAATCATACCAACCAACCTCCGCCGGGCGGCGCCACCAGACCGGTTATACTTTTGAGGAAATAACCAAGAGCCGGCCGGAGAAATCGCTGACAAAATGCGTCAAGCAGGATGCCGGGCGCAATAATCAGGGCAAACTTTCGGTTAGACACCGCGGCGGGGGCGCGCGCAAGATCATCCGCGTGCTTGATTTCAAACGCGATAAGATTGGGATTCCGGGTAAAATAGCCGCCATCGAGTATGATCCGCATCGCTCGGCGCGCATTGCCCTGGTGTTTTATGTCGACGGTGAAAAACGCTACATCCTGGCACCCCAGGGCTTGAAAGTGGGCGAAACTATACTTACCGCTCCCGAAGCCGAACTCAAGCCGGGCAACTGCCTGCCGCTGCGCTCTATGCCCTCCGGCACGCTGGTCCATAATCTTGAACTCGAGCCCGGCCGGGGCGGCAAACTGGTGCGTTCCGCCGGCGCGGCAGCCCAACTCATGGCCAAAGAAGGCGAATACGCCTTAATCCGCCTGCCGTCCGGCGAGATGCGGCGGATCCGTATCGACTGTTACGCCACCGTAGGCGCCGTCGGTAACGAAGAGCACCAGACTTTATCAATCGGCAAGGCTGGTCGCCGGCGCAACATGGGCTGGCGGCCTCAGGTACGCGGCTCGGCGATGACGCCCAGGGACCATCCCCACGGCGGCGGTGAAGGCCGGACTCCCATCGGCATGCCGGGACCGAAGACTCCCTGGGGCAAACCCGCCCTGGGCTTCAAGACGCGCCAGTCTAAGCCCTCGGACAAGCTCATTGTTAAAAGGCGTAAATAATTATCGCGCGCGTTAAAGCGCGCCTCAGGCAGCGGAGGAATTAATCGATGTCTCGATCAGTTAAAAAGGGACCGGCAGTACACCCCAAACTCATGAAAAAAGTTGAAGCGGCCAATCGTTCAGGGAAAAAGGTTCTTATCAAGACCTGGGCGCGCTGGTCGACGATCCTGCCCGACATGGTGGGGATGAACATCGGCGTTCATGACGGCCGGCGACACGTGCCGGTGTTTGTGACTGAGAATATGGTCGGTCACAAGCTGGGTGAGTTTGCCCCTACCCGGACTTTCCGCGGCCATGGCGGCGGCAAGGCCGAGGCGGCTGCCAAAAAATAAGGGACTGGTGAAACATGCAGGTTAAAGCAGTGTCAAAAAACACCGGGGTGCCAGCCAGCAAGGTCAGGCTGTATCTCGATCTCGTACGCGGCAAGAAAGTGACCGAAGCTCTGGCGATATTGCGCTTCGCCCCGTCCCCGGCGGCGGTTCATGTCGCCAAGACAGTCAAATCAGCCGCCGCTTCAGCCGAGAACAACTTTCAGATGGAACCGGACGCACTCAAAATTGTCAAGGTATTCGCGGACGGAGCGCCAATGATGAAACGCCATAAAGCGCGCTCCCGCGGCAGAGTCTCGCCGATATTGAAAAGATCGAGCCACATCACCGTCGTCGTCGGTGACCAGGAGGTTTAATGGGACGCAAGGTACATCCGTATGCTTTCCGTATCGGGGCGATCAAAGGCTGGAATGCCAAATGGTTCGCTGAAAAAGATTTTTCGGCCAGCCTGCTGGAAGATTTGAAACTGCGTAAAGGCATCAAGCAGAAATATACGGACGCCGGCATCTCAGGTATTGAGATCGAACGCCAGGCCAATAAGGTGGCGGTAACGGTCGCTACTTCGCGCCCGGGCATCGTGATCGGCCGGGGCGGGCAGCGCGTTGATGAGATGCGGAAATTTCTGGAAGAGCTGGCCGGCAAGCGGATCCAGCTTAATATCCATGAGATCGGGCAACCTGAGCTGGATGCTTTTCTTGTTGCCCGATCCGTGGCTGACCAAATGGAAAAGCGCATTGCTTACCGGCGGGCCATGAAGCAGGCGATGTTCCGCACCCGCCAGGCAGGCGCGCGCGGCATCAAGATTGCTTGCGCCGGACGGCTGGGTGGAGTTGAAATTGCCAGGCGCGAGGTCATGCATGACGGACGGGTGCCCCTCCATACCATCCGGGCTGACATTGATTACGGATTTGCTGAAGCCAGAACCGCTCTTGGACGCATCGGCGTCAAGGTCTGGATCTACCGCGGCGATATTTTGCCGGAGACCAAGCCGGAGAACGAAGACTTAGGCGCAGCGGAGATGACGCCATCGGCGGCTGAAACTACGGTTGTTGTTACAGAAACCGCCAAGCCGGTTGAACAGGCCAAGCCGCGCACCCGGAAGAAAGCGGATGAAACAGCCGCCCCGGCCGCCGCCACCGCGACTGCAGCGGCCCCTGAGGACAAACCAAAGCGGGCTACCGCCCGCCGCGCCAAAGTGAATACTGAAGAGACTTAGTCCCCCGACTTTGTACTAGAGGAAGACCATGCAGCAACCTAAACGAGTAAAATACCGAAAAGCCCATAAAGGGCACCGCCACGGCGAAGCTCAGGCCGGCAACCGCGTCGATTTCGGCGACTA
Proteins encoded in this region:
- a CDS encoding 50S ribosomal protein L23; the encoded protein is MQIFDVLRRPLITEKNARLQATGKYAFEVSAEATKPQIKTAVEAAYKVTVTGVNVIMVKGKMKRMGRGLFRTPDWKKALVTLKAGDKIELFEGV
- the rpsS gene encoding 30S ribosomal protein S19; its protein translation is MSRSVKKGPAVHPKLMKKVEAANRSGKKVLIKTWARWSTILPDMVGMNIGVHDGRRHVPVFVTENMVGHKLGEFAPTRTFRGHGGGKAEAAAKK
- the fusA gene encoding elongation factor G codes for the protein MNQQDRNLELNKTRNIGIIAHIDAGKTTTTERVLYFTGRTYKIGNVDDGNTVMDWMQQERERGITITSAATACHWRDYRINIIDTPGHVDFTAEVERSLRVLDGGVVVFDGVAGVEAQSETVWRQANRYGVPRICFINKMDRTGADFNRCLKMIEDRLKARHIAVTLPIGSGDSFGGVIDLIKLKAYSADGDQNTPEPIEIPIPTSEKERVEAARHQMIEKLAELDDEVMCAYLDGSDLSTDQIIAGLRRVTLGNKGIPVLCGSSFRQKGVKLLLDAVVNFLPSPLDTPPVVGIDTRTQAEVSRPVSDDAPFAALAFKVVSDPFVGRLVYLRVYSGTVDAGAGVMNTTRDQKERIGRLLVMHANAREEITKAETGSIIASLGLKSTFTGDTLCDPAHPVLLENIKFPEPVVSISIEPKTRADQDKMVDALQKLADEDPTFKVTYNEETGQNIIAGMGELHLDVLVSRMFTEHKVAAKVGQPRVAYRETITAPARADGRFVRQSGGRGQYGHVKIDIEPNTESTAVEVVDDIRGGTVPKNFVKAAAEGIKEAAATGVFAGYPMVGVKVSIFDGSYHDVDSNEMAFKTAGSMALKAAAAKANPVLLEPIMKMEVMTPEEYMGDIIGDLNSRRGHIVSIEPRGETTMIHAYVPLAETFGYTTTIRGISKGRATSSMEFYKYQELPANIAKTVMESAAVAK
- the rplD gene encoding 50S ribosomal protein L4; translation: MEIPVYSMQGKVVKNLSVSESVFGVPMNDAVVHQALVALQANARQGTSSTKTRSEVAGSTKKLFRQKGTGEARAGSAKSNLRPGGGIVFGPKPRDYSKGLPKKVRQLAIRCLLSDKAASGGLKVIDAISLDPPKTRDMASALAALECTTSTMVATAGVDNNVVLSARNLAGVKTTPADLLNVVDLLKYDKLVLTEEALQVVEKIWGDRSS
- the rpsC gene encoding 30S ribosomal protein S3 codes for the protein MGRKVHPYAFRIGAIKGWNAKWFAEKDFSASLLEDLKLRKGIKQKYTDAGISGIEIERQANKVAVTVATSRPGIVIGRGGQRVDEMRKFLEELAGKRIQLNIHEIGQPELDAFLVARSVADQMEKRIAYRRAMKQAMFRTRQAGARGIKIACAGRLGGVEIARREVMHDGRVPLHTIRADIDYGFAEARTALGRIGVKVWIYRGDILPETKPENEDLGAAEMTPSAAETTVVVTETAKPVEQAKPRTRKKADETAAPAAATATAAAPEDKPKRATARRAKVNTEET
- the rplC gene encoding 50S ribosomal protein L3, coding for MINGIIGKKLGMTQVYSASGKVEPVTVLEVGPCTVTQVKTLENDGYVAAQLGFGTAKRLAKAEKGHTKDTGEFRHLREFRLEDVSGVEVGNKVDASLFSDGELIDVTGISKGHGFAGGVKRHGFHGGPKTHGQSDRHRAPGSIGSTTTPGRVYKGTRMAGHMGHDQVTVRCLKVVKADTEKNLLLVRGAVPGGKNGLIIVKKSKKSS
- the rplB gene encoding 50S ribosomal protein L2 translates to MALKSYQPTSAGRRHQTGYTFEEITKSRPEKSLTKCVKQDAGRNNQGKLSVRHRGGGARKIIRVLDFKRDKIGIPGKIAAIEYDPHRSARIALVFYVDGEKRYILAPQGLKVGETILTAPEAELKPGNCLPLRSMPSGTLVHNLELEPGRGGKLVRSAGAAAQLMAKEGEYALIRLPSGEMRRIRIDCYATVGAVGNEEHQTLSIGKAGRRRNMGWRPQVRGSAMTPRDHPHGGGEGRTPIGMPGPKTPWGKPALGFKTRQSKPSDKLIVKRRK
- the rplV gene encoding 50S ribosomal protein L22, producing the protein MQVKAVSKNTGVPASKVRLYLDLVRGKKVTEALAILRFAPSPAAVHVAKTVKSAAASAENNFQMEPDALKIVKVFADGAPMMKRHKARSRGRVSPILKRSSHITVVVGDQEV
- the rpsJ gene encoding 30S ribosomal protein S10 codes for the protein MGKQKIRIKLKGFDHKVLDQSAQQIVEALERTGAVISGPVPLPTQIKKYSVIRASFIDKDSQEQFEVRTHKRLIDIVETTSKTIDSLTSLNMPAGVSIDIKL